From the genome of Phytohabitans rumicis, one region includes:
- a CDS encoding TetR/AcrR family transcriptional regulator, with product MTVEQQTSSVPARRRTRRDEIIEIAVGLFAARGYHGVSMDDIGSAAGVTGPALYHHFAGKEAMLVAALIPVSEGLLEGGRARVAEHPNGARSALESLIDFHVDFALANPAVIALHLHELDRLPEEPRRQIRRLQRLYVEEWVSVLTTLRPELSAGEARVLAHAAFGLMNSTPFLGGEVERTRRAALLRDATMAALIGQ from the coding sequence GTGACGGTGGAGCAGCAGACGTCGTCGGTGCCGGCCCGCAGGCGGACCCGGCGCGACGAGATAATCGAGATCGCTGTGGGCCTCTTCGCGGCCCGCGGTTACCACGGCGTGTCGATGGACGACATCGGTTCGGCCGCAGGGGTCACCGGTCCGGCGCTCTACCATCATTTCGCCGGTAAGGAAGCGATGCTGGTGGCGGCCCTGATCCCGGTCAGCGAAGGGCTGCTGGAGGGCGGCCGCGCCCGGGTGGCCGAGCACCCGAACGGCGCCCGCTCGGCACTGGAGTCGCTGATCGACTTCCACGTCGACTTCGCCCTGGCCAACCCCGCCGTGATCGCGCTGCACCTGCACGAGCTCGACCGGCTGCCCGAGGAGCCGCGGCGGCAGATCCGCCGGCTCCAGCGGCTGTACGTGGAGGAGTGGGTCAGCGTGCTCACCACCCTGCGGCCGGAGCTGTCGGCCGGCGAGGCGCGGGTGCTGGCCCACGCCGCCTTCGGCCTGATGAACTCCACGCCGTTCCTCGGTGGCGAGGTCGAGCGCACGCGCCGCGCGGCGCTCCTGCGCGACGCCACCATGGCCGCACTGATCGGGCAGTGA
- a CDS encoding acetyl-CoA carboxylase biotin carboxylase subunit → MIESLLVANRGEIARRIIRTAKRLGVRAIAVYSEADAGLPFVAEADEAVNIGPANPAQSYRNTDAILAAAKATGAQAVHPGYGFLSENADFARTVAANGLIWVGPGADAITAMGDKINARNLMAAAGVPVAPGTTDPAGTVEAALEAAATIGYPVMVKAAAGGGGMGMGVANDEAALRTEYDKVRAFAERMFGDGSVLIERYFPRVRHIEVQILGLADGRVVALGERECSVQRRNQKLLEESPSPAVSADLRERLLAAAVRAGEAVGYRNAGTVECLFDPGSGDFFFLEMNTRLQVEHPVTEFVYGLDLVEEQLRVAAGLPPTFDPARLAPRGHAIELRINAEDPKRFLPGPGVVTVWTEPTGEGVRVDSGYAAGTTVTPFYDSLMAKLIVYGDDRAAAIARARAAVADFEIAGPKCNLPFFAELLENQEFISGDYDTGIVTRMR, encoded by the coding sequence ATGATCGAGTCGCTGCTGGTCGCCAACCGGGGCGAGATCGCCCGGCGGATCATCCGCACCGCCAAGCGCCTCGGCGTACGCGCCATCGCGGTGTACTCCGAGGCCGACGCCGGCCTGCCGTTCGTGGCGGAGGCCGACGAGGCGGTCAACATCGGACCCGCGAACCCCGCCCAGAGCTACCGGAACACCGACGCGATCCTGGCCGCCGCCAAGGCGACCGGTGCCCAGGCGGTGCACCCCGGCTACGGCTTCCTGTCGGAAAACGCGGACTTCGCCCGTACCGTCGCAGCCAACGGCCTGATCTGGGTCGGGCCCGGCGCCGACGCGATCACCGCGATGGGCGACAAGATCAATGCACGAAACCTGATGGCGGCGGCCGGCGTGCCGGTCGCGCCCGGCACCACCGACCCGGCCGGGACCGTCGAGGCGGCGCTGGAGGCCGCTGCGACGATCGGCTACCCCGTGATGGTCAAGGCCGCCGCCGGTGGCGGCGGCATGGGCATGGGCGTCGCCAACGACGAGGCGGCCCTGCGCACCGAGTACGACAAGGTGCGCGCCTTCGCGGAGCGGATGTTCGGCGACGGCTCGGTGCTGATCGAGCGCTACTTCCCGCGCGTGCGCCACATCGAGGTGCAGATCCTCGGGCTGGCCGACGGCCGCGTGGTCGCGCTCGGCGAGCGGGAGTGCTCGGTGCAGCGGCGCAACCAGAAGCTGCTGGAGGAGTCGCCGTCCCCGGCCGTCTCCGCGGACCTGCGCGAGCGGCTGCTGGCCGCGGCCGTCCGCGCCGGCGAGGCGGTGGGCTACCGCAACGCGGGCACCGTCGAGTGCCTCTTCGACCCCGGCAGCGGCGACTTCTTCTTCCTGGAGATGAACACCCGGCTCCAGGTCGAGCACCCGGTGACCGAGTTCGTCTACGGGCTGGACCTGGTCGAGGAGCAGCTCCGGGTGGCCGCCGGGCTGCCGCCCACGTTCGACCCGGCGCGGCTGGCGCCGCGCGGGCACGCGATCGAGCTGCGGATCAACGCCGAAGACCCCAAGCGCTTCCTGCCGGGTCCGGGCGTGGTCACCGTCTGGACCGAGCCGACGGGCGAGGGGGTACGCGTCGACTCCGGGTACGCCGCCGGCACGACCGTGACACCGTTCTACGACTCGCTGATGGCGAAGCTCATTGTGTACGGCGATGACCGGGCGGCCGCTATCGCGCGGGCTCGCGCCGCGGTGGCCGACTTTGAGATCGCCGGGCCGAAGTGCAATCTGCCGTTCTTCGCGGAGCTGCTGGAAAACCAGGAGTTCATTTCCGGCGACTACGACACCGGCATCGTCACCCGGATGCGCTGA
- a CDS encoding chaplin family protein — MKTWVRKTLSVGVLAAGALLFAPSAVQADTAQISVDNNGIANGNQAFVPVQVPVNVCGNGVGAVIGVGVGISGACVNGAAMDIDHKGDSKPWKAQKESSRAEDTTQFSWDNNGIANGNQAYVPIQVPVNVCGNGVGAVIGVGVGLSGICANGAAHDVDVKESSRVEDTAQISGDNDGILNGNQVYVPVQVPINVCGNGVGVLGVGVGVSGACVNSATHDVDVKESKRTEDTLQWSGDNDGILNGNQIYVPIQVPINICGNGVGVLGVGAGISGACFNGAIHDADFESTRESKRTEDVAQISGDNDGILNGNQAHVPVQVPINICGNGVGAVLGVGVGISGGCFNGAAMDIDKNGKGHNHYKKSGKSGDHYRSAGEESLPLVGDLAGTLTGGLPVGGGASSLPLAGDLGSGVKTSKVNVAGVDPMGLVSAVPTA, encoded by the coding sequence ATGAAGACTTGGGTTCGTAAGACGCTGAGCGTTGGTGTGCTGGCCGCGGGTGCGCTGCTGTTCGCGCCGTCCGCCGTCCAGGCCGACACCGCTCAGATCTCCGTGGACAACAACGGCATCGCGAACGGCAACCAGGCGTTCGTGCCGGTCCAGGTGCCGGTCAACGTCTGTGGCAACGGCGTGGGCGCGGTCATCGGCGTCGGCGTCGGCATCAGCGGGGCGTGCGTCAACGGCGCCGCGATGGACATCGACCACAAGGGCGACAGCAAGCCGTGGAAGGCTCAGAAGGAGTCGTCCCGCGCCGAGGACACCACCCAGTTCAGCTGGGACAACAACGGCATCGCGAACGGCAACCAGGCGTACGTGCCGATCCAGGTGCCGGTGAACGTCTGCGGCAACGGGGTCGGCGCCGTGATCGGCGTGGGCGTCGGGCTGAGCGGCATCTGCGCCAACGGTGCCGCCCACGACGTGGACGTCAAGGAGTCGTCCCGCGTCGAGGACACCGCGCAGATCTCCGGTGACAACGACGGGATCCTGAACGGCAACCAGGTCTACGTGCCGGTCCAGGTGCCGATCAACGTCTGCGGCAACGGCGTGGGCGTCCTGGGTGTCGGCGTCGGCGTCAGCGGGGCCTGCGTGAACAGCGCGACCCACGACGTGGACGTCAAGGAGTCGAAGCGCACCGAGGACACGCTGCAGTGGAGCGGTGACAACGACGGGATCCTGAACGGCAACCAGATCTACGTGCCGATCCAGGTGCCGATCAACATCTGCGGCAACGGCGTGGGCGTGCTCGGCGTCGGCGCGGGCATCAGCGGTGCCTGCTTCAACGGGGCCATCCACGACGCCGACTTCGAGTCGACCCGCGAGTCGAAGCGCACCGAGGACGTCGCCCAGATCTCCGGTGACAACGACGGGATCCTGAACGGCAACCAGGCCCACGTGCCGGTCCAGGTGCCGATCAACATCTGCGGCAACGGCGTCGGGGCTGTCCTCGGCGTTGGCGTCGGCATCAGCGGTGGCTGCTTCAACGGCGCCGCGATGGACATCGACAAGAACGGCAAGGGTCACAACCACTACAAGAAGTCCGGGAAGTCGGGCGACCACTACCGCTCGGCCGGCGAGGAGTCGCTGCCCCTGGTCGGCGACCTGGCCGGCACCCTGACCGGCGGCCTGCCGGTCGGTGGCGGGGCGTCCTCCCTGCCCCTCGCGGGTGACCTCGGCAGCGGCGTGAAGACCAGCAAGGTCAACGTCGCGGGCGTCGACCCGATGGGCCTGGTCAGCGCGGTGCCCACCGCCTGA
- a CDS encoding VanZ family protein, translated as MTEVWRQWGAVVAVSVLALPAAAALGWALATWRRRRGVPARVAWWRSAAEVGAVAGTLPWVWMILTPRSATRGVQLVPLRDLAVLFSGEPGTLVAQLGGNLLVFAALGFFAPIRWAALASLPRLFALGAAGSVTVEILQYALDLGRVSSVDDVLVNALGAALFGAASKRCWRVGADRLIYAG; from the coding sequence GTGACGGAGGTCTGGCGGCAGTGGGGCGCTGTGGTCGCCGTCTCAGTCCTGGCGCTGCCGGCCGCGGCCGCCCTCGGGTGGGCCCTCGCCACCTGGCGGCGCCGGCGCGGCGTACCGGCCCGGGTGGCGTGGTGGCGCAGCGCCGCGGAGGTGGGCGCGGTGGCCGGCACGCTGCCGTGGGTGTGGATGATCCTCACCCCGCGGTCGGCGACGCGCGGCGTCCAACTGGTTCCGCTGCGTGACCTCGCCGTCCTGTTTTCCGGCGAACCGGGCACGCTGGTGGCGCAGCTCGGCGGAAATTTGCTGGTATTTGCCGCATTAGGGTTCTTCGCGCCCATCCGGTGGGCCGCCCTGGCGAGCCTTCCGCGGCTCTTCGCGCTCGGCGCCGCGGGCTCGGTCACGGTGGAGATCCTGCAGTACGCCCTCGACCTCGGTCGGGTGTCCTCAGTGGACGATGTGCTGGTCAACGCGCTGGGGGCCGCGCTTTTCGGGGCCGCGTCCAAGAGATGCTGGCGCGTCGGCGCCGATCGCCTGATATACGCGGGTTGA